CCAATGGAATACCTCGTGGAGGGGCAACCGATGCGGCTTCTTTTCAGCGAGGAAGACGTTCCGCAGCTGGCCATGACGGTGGCGATCAATACGACGAGGATAACAACGGCAATTGCATTCTTTTTCATTGCTCGGTACATTTTTGGTTTTGCAGGTAAGTAAAAAATGCTACAGGGACAAACGGATGTGTTCCCGTGGAACACGTTGAGCAATTCAAAAGGATGCGTTGGACGGAGAAGATCCGGTTAACATGGTTTCAGGTGAACCGGAGCACAATGTTAACAAGACTAGGGGGATATGGGAAGTGGTTTTCCGTGAAAGCGGCGAAATTTGCCGGGACCGCTGGGGTCCGATGGGTCAAAGATATACACAAAAATATATACGTAGGTAGTCTTTGCCCCCGGTTTTTTCTAAGCCATTAATAATGATACTTGTATGGCCTGTTAGCGGGACACCCCATGCGGTTGCTGGAGCTACAGCTCCCCCAAGCACAGGCCATAAGCGCCAATAAGACGGCCAGGATGATGTGTCGGTGTTTCATATACTAAAAACGGGTTACTTTGCTAAAGTTACTTGAATTCACGGAATAGATGAACGTTCATTTTATAGCGGTCGGGGGTAGCGTGATGCACCAACTGGCCATCGCCCTGCATGAAAAGGGATACCGGGTGACCGGAAGCGACGACGAGATATTTGAGCCGGCCTCCGGCAACCTGCGGGCGTTGGGGCTTCTTCCCCCGGCCTTTGGCTGGTTCCCGGAGAAGATCAGACCGGACCTGGACGCGGTGATCCTGGGGATGCACGCCAGGGAAGACAACCCCGAGCTGATCCGCGCCCGCGAGCTGGGACTCCCGATCTATTCCTTTCCCGAATACATTTTCCAGGAAAGCCGGGACAAAACCCGCGTAGTGGTGGGCGGTAGCCACGGAAAGACGACGACCACGTCCATGATCATGCACGTGCTGAAGACCCTGGGCAAGGACTTCGACTATATGGTGGGCGCCCGCCTGGAGGGTTTTGACCGCTCCGTCAGGATTACCCGGGCGCCGCTGATCATCTGCGAAGGAGACGAGTACCCGGCCTCGGCCTTGGAAAAACGCCCCAAATTCCACTTCCTTTTCCCCCAAATCGCCATCCTGACCGGGATTGCGTGGGATCATATCAATGTTTTCCCCACCTTCGAAGGATACCTGGAACAGTTCCGGATTTTCCTGGACAAAATCCAGCCGGGGGGATTGCTGATTTATAATGAAACCGACCCCGTCCTGGACAAACTCGTCCGGGAGCACCAGGGGAATATCCGTCTCCAGCCCTACGGAGTGCCTGCACACGAGGTCAGGGACGGCAGGACCTATCTGACACTCGAAGGCCATACCGCGCCCATGTCCGTGTTCGGGAACCACAACCTGCTCAACGCACACGCCGCCTGGTACGTCTGTAAAGCCCTCGGCATCGAAGCAGCCGACTTCGTCCGGGCCTTGTCGACTTTCAAGGGCGCTTCCAAACGCCTGGAGTGGCTCTATGGAGGCCCCC
This sequence is a window from Dinghuibacter silviterrae. Protein-coding genes within it:
- a CDS encoding UDP-N-acetylmuramate--L-alanine ligase codes for the protein MNVHFIAVGGSVMHQLAIALHEKGYRVTGSDDEIFEPASGNLRALGLLPPAFGWFPEKIRPDLDAVILGMHAREDNPELIRARELGLPIYSFPEYIFQESRDKTRVVVGGSHGKTTTTSMIMHVLKTLGKDFDYMVGARLEGFDRSVRITRAPLIICEGDEYPASALEKRPKFHFLFPQIAILTGIAWDHINVFPTFEGYLEQFRIFLDKIQPGGLLIYNETDPVLDKLVREHQGNIRLQPYGVPAHEVRDGRTYLTLEGHTAPMSVFGNHNLLNAHAAWYVCKALGIEAADFVRALSTFKGASKRLEWLYGGPRSAAYRDFAHAPSKVKATIQAVRDQFPGRKLIAVLELHTYSSLQAAFLPQYAGALDPADEAAVFYSQHALALKRLPPLDPAEVAAAFGKPGLAVLDTPEALLAWLNARDYQDANLVLMSSGTFDGLNLSTFAARFQHSTT